The Lepeophtheirus salmonis chromosome 3, UVic_Lsal_1.4, whole genome shotgun sequence genomic interval atattttaaatattttaccgaCACCCTAGTGATTATATaccaatttctttatattatattagtatattgtCAAGACGGACgtttattgaaaaatgtcttttataaataatagagaCCATTAGTTGAAGAGTAAGGCTTCAATTTTGAGGggataaattataacttatttgatgtttgtttttacACATATTATGATcgattaaaaatcattttctttatgaaaGTCTGTTATTTAATGGTTTTTCCCCCATTAAAACTCTTGGATacaaagtttgttaaaaaagatGCCGATGTTATAAGTATAGTATTAGGATAAAATAcgatttattatgtacatacacttTACGATGACAAATCATAGAAAAAGGGTAAACTCTTGATAAACTTAAGAATGTTCTTCTTGATGGAATTAATTCTTCGCTTTAATAGTCTATATTTTAACtgagtaataaaatatgatgtgGAAGTACTATTTTCTTTTGTCTGCCTCTGACACTCGACGCGACAAGCATCAATCTCTGAATAAACGTTTTCTATCCTTCCATAAACTAAAGATGCCGTTTCCAGAATTTCAAAAACATCCTTCACCGGATAGCCCAATTCAACAGTTAATTTTTCCTCTCCAAAAACTAAGagcaataattttgtaatttgtgcTCGAAGTTCTGAAAGAGTAATTTCATCATTTACGTTGTCATTCACGGAAAGAGCGGGAAGATATTTTGAGGCCCAGTGTGGACAATAGACGGAGTCGTTGATTGTTTCTgggtaaaatataattgttttttgaaggtTACTTGTAAGTTTCCTTACAGATTCTTTATTATGTCGAAATATCTCATTCTCGACAATACTGCTCGTGAGCACTGGGTCTTGACTCCCTTCTTTCAATAGgagtaaattactttttttggagGATAGGTTTAACGGCACGTTTTCTTCCTCAATCTCTTCCTTTTTCCTCTTTAATTCCCTTATTTGGTATTTGTCTTTCGGGCCACCATTTTCTAAAGGATATTCCTCAACATATTTCAACTGATTTGATTGATCCAATAGAGAAGTGTCTTGAGATAGTTGATAATGTCTCTTTTTCTTATGATATGCTTCCTTATCATAAGGAATTTCTCGGCATTGTTTCTTCATATTCGACAAGACTTTTTGACGTGCGCAATGAAGTTCGATTAAATGTTTAAAGTATTTGTCATAACTAGAATATTCCCAATGGCACACGTGACACTCCAGGACAAATGATTTGGAATACTTGGATTTATCAGACGTTTGTAATATACACCTATGTACAGTTTTCGGATTAAAACTATCGTTCTCATCCATGTGACGACCCTGTAAaccaaatatattgaaaattaagcAAATTATACACTCACTCATGGTTAGTTTTATGCGTATTATGGGTAAGAGAGACCTCTGgtcttgaaatgaaatataaaaataaagagccCAACCAGTGAGAGGGAAGGGTTGAATATTTTCAATGGGCAGCATATTTTAGGGTGTGGCCTGTTTcggaaaacaataaaaaagtagcatattttaagataaaaacaatagaaaattttgtaaatctttAGTCTAGGGGCAGTAATGTACCTCACCCTGTGAAAATCGAGCCAGGCCACCAATGTTTTGGGCCTaatagttatttctttaaagttcattattttttttaaattttagcaacaaaaaaaaaataaaatgtgccCCTTTAAAAAAGGCTCCACATATGGTATAATTGACCCTAATTAGTAATGGGACATGTGCCTTATTTACTTAAtagtagttttttaatataaccaaGAATAGTGTTGCCTTTTTGGTGGCTAAGAGATTAAAACACACtacataatataagttatttttgttcataaggGACTTATTGCTATAGTGGTGACGCCACgcggataatatttatttatagttttctcATAtcctattaattttaataaaataattaattttttttctcaaaattttaattaaagattagAGTTTTTAATATCTTGTTCTTACTTCAGGTATAGCGGAAGCTTCAATCTTTATAGGTGACATAGTCATACTTGTAGGAGTGGTAAACGTTTTTTGAATAGAGAAAGGCACTTTTGTCAGTGTTTTAGATCCAATTTTTGTTGCCGCTGTTGTTTTTGGGTTATTTATGACAATGGAATTTTGTTCCCATTCTGTTGAAATGTTGGCCTGCAAATGTATCCAGATGGTGCAACTTTTACTTGCGATttgtttatgaaaattattggaCGTGACAGGCGGACTCTCTGTCAGAATGCTAGATACCCTGCTGGACTCCTGTTGTAATATGGTATTTTCTTCGTTCTTTTGTACGTTTAACTTTCTGTCTTGTCCTTTACTTCGTTTCGCGATAAGTTTAATTGGGAATGATGGTTTTGAGGATGATGAGGAGGTAGCACGGgaataataaaactttctttTAGTTCTCCACAGAGAGAGAGTGCCATACCTTGTGTTCATTAcggagaaataaaatataatgctatAGATTCTCTAATTTGTAAGAGTAATGGTCTCTGATATCTTGTACTGTTATCAAAAATAGGCTCCCCCCTTCTCAAATCAtagataacattatttttatgtgcTATACTTTattatcaaagtttaaaatatttgctcttttcaaaaatttgtttattcctCGCACGCAATTGAATGATAACACAAAACCTTGTAgcttacatataatatatatgccatgtacaagttgcaattttgtacaagatgTAACTTTTATAAGATGAGTGTACAAGTTACACTTTCTATGTCTCATAAACCTATTATTTAATCACGAcatcattcatttcaatttcaCATTGAAAACCATACCACAGATAATTgtacttggaaaaaaaaaaaaaaatattttaattattattacgtCTTCAAATTACTGAGGTAGTCCCTTCAACCTACCCAAACCAATAGCCCTCCAGACGCCCCTGTAGGTACTTATGAATTACTCTTAGttaacgacattttttttttaataactttagtcgaaaatgtatcaaaataccGATATTAACTTTCGTAACTCAatcgatacaaaaatattagactTGTGAGAACActaatactaaaatttaattgatactatcattttatgttgatatattaaaatgatttatttacgaTTAAAATAACActgggcatttgaacttaataatgtGCTACAGAATATGTCGTATCAATTTGTATCTCtcataaaaacaacaaccaatAATCGTATATATCCTTAATTTATCGACCATCTAATGACGGAAagtccaaccttttaatataaaggGCCACATtactacttaaaatattttaatgggccacagaatctaataaattaaatttcatgaaaaattgcttcataaaataaaactattaaatacagtacatatttatttcaaatttagggaAAATATA includes:
- the LOC121114918 gene encoding uncharacterized protein codes for the protein MNTRYGTLSLWRTKRKFYYSRATSSSSSKPSFPIKLIAKRSKGQDRKLNVQKNEENTILQQESSRVSSILTESPPVTSNNFHKQIASKSCTIWIHLQANISTEWEQNSIVINNPKTTAATKIGSKTLTKVPFSIQKTFTTPTSMTMSPIKIEASAIPEGRHMDENDSFNPKTVHRCILQTSDKSKYSKSFVLECHVCHWEYSSYDKYFKHLIELHCARQKVLSNMKKQCREIPYDKEAYHKKKRHYQLSQDTSLLDQSNQLKYVEEYPLENGGPKDKYQIRELKRKKEEIEEENVPLNLSSKKSNLLLLKEGSQDPVLTSSIVENEIFRHNKESVRKLTSNLQKTIIFYPETINDSVYCPHWASKYLPALSVNDNVNDEITLSELRAQITKLLLLVFGEEKLTVELGYPVKDVFEILETASLVYGRIENVYSEIDACRVECQRQTKENSTSTSYFITQLKYRLLKRRINSIKKNILKFIKSLPFFYDLSS